In one Saccharomyces eubayanus strain FM1318 chromosome VI, whole genome shotgun sequence genomic region, the following are encoded:
- the GSY1 gene encoding glycogen (starch) synthase GSY1 translates to MARDLQNHLLFEVATEVANRVGGIYSVLKSKAPVTVAQYGDNYTLIGPLNKSTYEGEVEKLDWEDEEVFREDLLPIQRTLMSMREKGVNFVYGRWLVEGAPRVILFDLDSVRHLLGEWKADLWSLVGIPSPEHDHETNDAILFGYVVVWFLGEVSKLDNKHAIIGHFHEWLAGVALPLCRKKRIDVVTIFTTHATLLGRYLCAAGDVDFYNQLQLFDVDQEAGKRGIYHRYCIERAAAHTADVFTTVSQITAFEAEHLLKRKPDGILPNGLNVVKFQAVHEFQNLHALKKEKINEFVRGHFHGCFDFDLDNTVYFFIAGRYEYKNKGADMFIESLARLNYRLKVSGSKKTVVAFLIMPAKTNSFTVEALKSQAIVKSLENTVDEVTASIGKRIFEHTMRYPHNGLETELPTNLDELLKSSEKVLLKKRVLALRRPHGELPPVVTHNMCDDANDPILNQIRHVRLFNDPSDRVKVIFHPEFLNANNPILGLDYDEFVRGCHLGVFPSYYEPWGYTPAECTVMGVPSITTNVSGFGAYMEDLIETDQAKDYGIYIVDRRFKAPDESVEQLADYMEEFVNKTRRQRINQRNRTERLSDLLDWKRMGLEYVKARQLGLRRAYPDQFKELIGEDISDANMNTLAGGKKFKIARPLSVPGSPKVRSNSTVYMTPGDLGTLQDANNADDYFNLSMNGGVAGDDDDDDDTSAYYEDN, encoded by the coding sequence ATGGCTCGTGATTTACAAAACCATCTTCTATTCGAAGTAGCAACGGAAGTCGCCAACAGGGTTGGTGGCATTTACTCTGTCTTGAAATCCAAGGCCCCAGTTACCGTGGCTCAGTACGGAGACAACTATACGCTGATCGGGCCCTTGAACAAGTCCACGTATGAAGGTGAGGTCGAAAAACTCGACTGGGAGGACGAAGAGGTTTTCCGCGAGGACCTATTGCCCATTCAAAGGACGTTGATGTCGATGCGCGAAAAGGGTGTGAATTTCGTCTACGGTCGTTGGTTGGTGGAGGGAGCACCACGTGTCATTTTGTTTGACCTGGACTCTGTAAGACACCTCCTGGGCGAATGGAAGGCTGATCTATGGTCCCTTGTGGGAATCCCGTCTCCCGAGCACGACCACGAAACAAACGACGCTATCTTATTTGGCTACGTTGTTGTGTGGTTTTTGGGAGAGGTATCGAAACTGGACAACAAACATGCAATCATCGGCCACTTCCACGAATGGTTGGCCGGTGTGGCCCTACCATTGTGTcggaagaaaagaattgaCGTCGTGACAATTTTTACCACGCACGCTACCTTATTGGGTAGATACTTGTGTGCCGCGGGTGATGTGGACTTTTATAATCAATTACAGCTTTTCGATGTAGACCAGGAAGCTGGCAAAAGGGGGATTTATCACAGGTACTGCATCGAGCGTGCCGCCGCTCACACTGCGGACGTTTTCACCACTGTGTCACAGATCACTGCATTCGAAGCGGAGCATTTGTTGAAGAGGAAGCCTGACGGTATCTTGCCCAATGGGTTGAATGTCGTCAAGTTCCAAGCCGTTCATGAGTTCCAAAACCTGCATGCactgaaaaaagagaagatcAACGAATTCGTTAGAGGTCATTTCCATGGCTGTTTCGATTTCGATCTAGACAACACCGTTTACTTCTTTATCGCTGGTAGATATgaatacaaaaacaaaggtGCCGACATGTTCATCGAGTCCTTGGCTCGTCTTAATTACAGATTGAAGGTTTCCGGGTCTAAGAAAACTGTGGTGGCATTTTTGATTATGCCTGCTAAGACCAATTCTTTCACTGTGGAAGCACTAAAGAGCCAAGCTATTGTGAAATCCTTGGAAAACACAGTCGACGAGGTCACTGCATCCATTGGCAAAAGAATATTCGAGCATACAATGAGATATCCTCATAACGGTCTAGAGACAGAATTGCCCACTAATCTAGACGAACTATTGAAAAGTTCTGAAAAAGtgttattgaaaaaaagagttttGGCATTGAGAAGACCTCACGGCGAATTACCTCCAGTGGTCACACATAATATGTGTGATGATGCTAACGATCCAATCCTGAATCAAATCAGACACGTCAGATTATTCAACGATCCAAGCGATCGTGTCAAAGTCATATTCCACCCTGAGTTTTTGAACGCAAATAATCCTATTCTCGGACTGGATTACGATGAATTCGTTCGTGGTTGCCATTTGGGTGTCTTCCCATCCTACTATGAACCATGGGGGTACACGCCGGCAGAATGTACCGTTATGGGGGTTCCCTCAATCACAACAAACGTTTCCGGGTTTGGTGCCTATATGGAGGACTTGATCGAAACTGATCAGGCTAAGGACTACGGTATTTATATCGTGGACCGTCGTTTCAAAGCCCCCGATGAATCTGTGGAGCAATTAGCCGACTACATGGAAGAATTTGTTAACAAGACTAGAAGACAAAGAATTaaccaaagaaacagaacCGAGAGACTATCTGATCTGTTAGATTGGAAGAGAATGGGGTTGGAATACGTCAAGGCTAGACAATTGGGTCTTCGTAGAGCTTACCCAGACCAGTTCAAGGAATTGATAGGCGAAGATATTAGCGACGCCAATATGAATACCCTTGCCGGTGGTAAGAAGTTTAAGATTGCCAGACCTCTAAGTGTACCTGGATCTCCCAAGGTAAGATCCAACAGTACCGTTTACATGACTCCGGGCGACCTGGGAACCCTCCAAGACGCCAACAATGCGGATGATTACTTTAATCTAAGCATGAATGGAGGCGTTGCaggtgatgatgacgacgacgatgacaCTTCTGCATACTATGAAGATAACTGA
- the CMK1 gene encoding calmodulin-dependent protein kinase CMK1, translating to MDKKAPENNDTSTQSVEDPEGKTAHVQPASYANKKNYVFGKTLGAGTFGVVRQARNSETGEDVAVKILIKKALKGNKIQLEALYDELDILQRLHHPNIVAFKDWFESKDKFYIITQLAKGGELFDRILKKGKFTEVDAVRILVEILSAVKYMHSQNIVHRDLKPENLLYIDISDESPLVIADFGIAKRLKSDEELIYKAAGSLGYVAPEVLTQDGHGKPCDIWSIGVITYTLLCGYSAFKAERVMDFLDECTTGKYPVTFHRPYWDSVSDKAKRFILKALDLDPTKRPTAAELLEDPWIVCTELKTHNLLPGLKEGLDARQKFRNSVEKVRLNMKIQKLRNLYLEQTESDSDFDENNRSTPSLHSMDTKPTSSKLSNKEQSKLKSELTSEAFAQLVNTVIAEKEKFLNINRICSSDNESDSDKKPLDYADATQDEKGAKTDS from the coding sequence ATGGATAAAAAAGCTCCAGAAAACAACGATACTTCAACACAATCCGTTGAGGACCCTGAGGGTAAAACGGCGCACGTTCAGCCTGCTTCGTATGccaataagaaaaattacGTTTTTGGAAAGACACTGGGTGCCGGTACGTTTGGCGTGGTAAGACAAGCTAGAAATTCTGAAACAGGAGAGGACGTTGCTGTTAAGATTCTCATAAAGAAAGCACTAAAGGGGAACAAGATCCAGTTAGAGGCGCTATACGATGAATTGGATATTTTGCAAAGGTTGCACCATCCGAATATCGTGGCATTCAAGGATTGGTTTGAATCGAAAGACAAGTTCTATATTATCACTCAATTGGCTAAAGGTGGTGAATTGTTTGATcgcattttgaaaaagggtAAATTCACTGAGGTGGATGCGGTGAGAATCCTGGTTGAGATTTTAAGCGCTGTCAAATACATGCACTCCCAGAATATTGTTCATAGGGATTTAAAGCCAGAAAATTTGCtttatatagatataaGCGATGAATCTCCATTGGTGATCGCTGATTTTGGTATTGCCAAGAGGTTAAAAAGCGATGAGGAGCTCATTTACAAAGCAGCAGGTTCGTTGGGTTATGTGGCCCCAGAAGTGCTTACCCAAGATGGCCATGGTAAACCTTGTGATATTTGGTCGATTGGTGTCATCACATATACGTTGCTGTGTGGCTATTCTGCATTCAAAGCTGAAAGAGTCATGGATTTCCTTGACGAGTGTACAACCGGGAAGTATCCAGTGACATTCCATCGGCCTTATTGGGATTCAGTATCTGATAAAGCTAAGCGATTCATTTTGAAAGCTCTTGATTTAGATCCCACAAAGAGGCCAACCGCTGCAGAACTGTTGGAAGACCCATGGATTGTTTGTACAGAACTAAAAACGCATAATTTGTTGCCTGGCCTGAAGGAAGGATTGGACGCTCGCCAAAAATTCCGTAACTCTGTTGAAAAGGTCAGATTAAATATGAAGATTCAGAAACTAAGAAACTTGTATCTTGAGCAAACTGAAAGCGATTCTGATTTCGACGAGAACAACCGTTCCACGCCTTCATTACATTCAATGGATACAAAACCAACATCTAGTAAACTATCAAACAAAGAGCAATCCAAATTAAAGTCTGAGTTAACTAGCGAAGCTTTTGCACAACTAGTCAATACAGTGATTgcagaaaaagagaaattcTTAAACATTAACAGGATCTGCAGTTCTGATAACGAAAGTGATAGTGATAAAAAACCGTTGGATTATGCGGATGCGACACAAGATGAAAAGGGTGCCAAGACAGATAGCTGA
- the IOC3 gene encoding Ioc3p encodes MDSQPDSIQNSQQEAQGDSSTPVADLNHDRIPLDTSSQTDLNATTSQSLDNLRRSRRVPKPRSSIYDEYEEELKERANKPKRKRPAASKKKPSATQKDKPSGKVEKKKATTADKDGKPTLKANDKKVMPRPKPAHEQVEPALIPSNWTSAIPLLTSDFKNQYSVISRLKNPNMKPVPYAGDIIKLMAFINKFSSFFDHDLQNLSFQDFEVGLDLYPGDPKGNAAGIVRSPDDTSLLLYPDFMAIKDIVHCQDKMNFLFLTLLDLTFAENLDSKNAKKKGPLTTWDKLNSSSKKVFSSSLYRLRLVAHEWGYPREWRQHLPSDQDISKPRTALFEQDEQTPVVDPRRPEILTPNIYTWNKNEPLPLESDPLQNREMDKNGILALKPIDRIIMLRALADWCASHSPAAHNEIYKLTHGKKDPVFGIQTQQVPRYSIEGIDNTLNNFKRLCSLIQSRYEIRSKKKHFVKQLKEGKKPDLSRKLEVLKEIKTEMKNTAKPEKDEVLFSLYDKWAQLFEGELPDQPLGNPFAERLYKLRLQEFFLGRIPHIGDFYIPRLHSYGESLEMSTFTDLRSLQELLSKFKNNEYNAFTLFENDGQSMSAQFKLFYHDTPSLAHDVAQGKNTLGKVYWYEMCHDSATLLEFLEFLDCKIAKPKDEKKEEKDGEKESAVVTEAPPVEQKPNSTADSNPSLNTNPLPKDAKYNSARKKLQILKEFLGDFYFILRELEQMKVQFADMKPGKRQLRRIQRQNVNYNTEYDSEEYVDDEDDEQIEEDDEQIEEDDDDDDDDDNDDYDENDSFSSNGKTKRQRT; translated from the coding sequence ATGGATTCCCAACCCGATTCTATCCAAAATTCGCAGCAAGAAGCTCAAGGCGATTCTTCCACACCGGTTGCTGACCTAAATCATGATCGCATACCATTGGATACTTCTTCACAAACAGATTTGAACGCCACTACTTCGCAGTCATTGGATAATTTAAGGAGATCAAGGCGTGTCCCAAAGCCAAGATCAAGTATTTATGATGAGTATGAGGAAGAACTAAAGGAGAGGGCTAATAAACCCAAGAGGAAAAGGCCTGCGGCTTCTAAGAAGAAGCCATCTGCAACACAGAAGGATAAGCCGAGCGGTAAAGtggagaaaaagaaggctACCACGGCTGATAAGGATGGTAAACCCACTTTGAAGGCTAATGACAAAAAAGTGATGCCGAGACCTAAACCTGCACATGAACAGGTAGAACCTGCTTTGATTCCTAGCAATTGGACTTCAGCAATACCCCTACTTACTTCGGATTTTAAAAACCAATACAGTGTCATCTCTAGGTTGAAAAATCCGAATATGAAACCTGTCCCATATGCTGGTGATATTATTAAGCTGATGGCATTCATAAATAAGTTtagttcattttttgacCACGACTTACAGAACTTATCGTTCCAAGATTTCGAAGTTGGTTTGGATTTATATCCTGGTGATCCCAAGGGAAATGCAGCAGGTATCGTTAGGAGTCCCGATGACACATCCTTGTTGCTATATCCTGATTTTATGGCCATCAAGGACATCGTCCATTGCCAAGACAAGATGaactttctgtttttaACCTTGTTAGATTTGACATTTGCAGAGAATTTAGATAGTAAGAatgcgaaaaaaaagggccCTTTGACTACTTGGGATAAGTTAAattcatcttccaaaaaagtGTTTTCTAGTTCCCTTTATCGATTAAGGCTTGTGGCCCATGAATGGGGGTACCCACGGGAATGGCGTCAACATCTTCCTAGTGATCAAGACATTTCCAAACCGAGAACCGCTCTTTTCGAGCAAGATGAGCAAACTCCAGTGGTGGATCCAAGACGTCCAGAAATTCTGACCCCAAATATTTATACATGgaataaaaatgaaccACTTCCATTAGAATCGGATCCTCTACAAAATCGAGAAATGGATAAGAACGGTATTTTGGCACTCAAACCAATAGATCGTATTATTATGTTGAGAGCTTTGGCAGACTGGTGTGCTTCTCACTCTCCAGCTGCCCACAATGAAATTTACAAGCTAACACATGGTAAAAAAGATCCTGTCTTTGGCATTCAAACCCAACAAGTGCCCAGGTATTCTATCGAAGGAATTGATAATACCCTCAATAATTTTAAAAGGCTTTGTTCGTTAATTCAGTCAAGATATGAAATcagaagcaagaaaaaacatttcGTCAAACAATTAAAAGAAGGTAAAAAACCGGATTTGTCAAGGAAGTTGGAAGTTCtaaaggaaataaaaacggaaatgaaaaatacgGCGAAACCCGAGAAGGATGAAGTCTTATTTTCACTATATGACAAATGGGCTCAATTATTTGAAGGAGAATTGCCCGATCAACCACTAGGTAATCCCTTTGCCGAAAGACTCTATAAACTACGATTGCAAGAATTCTTTCTTGGTAGAATTCCTCATATAGGTGATTTTTATATCCCAAGATTACACAGCTATGGCGAATCATTAGAAATGAGTACGTTTACTGATCTAAGAAGCTTGCAAGAGCTACTCTCgaaattcaagaacaaTGAATACAACGCATTTAcgttatttgaaaatgacgGTCAATCAATGAGTGCCCAATTCAAACTCTTTTACCACGATACGCCTTCTTTGGCGCATGATGTCGCGCAGGGTAAAAATACGCTGGGGAAGGTTTACTGGTATGAAATGTGTCACGATTCAGCAACATTGTTGGAATTCCTGGAATTCTTAGACTGTAAAATTGCTAAACctaaagatgaaaagaaggaagaaaaggacggtgaaaaagaaagcgcCGTGGTTACCGAAGCACCACCGGTTGAGCAGAAACCAAATTCTACTGCTGATTCTAATCCCTCTTTAAATACGAATCCACTACCAAAAGATGCAAAATACAACTCCGCGAGAAAGAAGCTACAGATTTTAAAGGAATTTTTGGGTGATTTCTATTTCATTCTTCGTGAATTGGAGCAAATGAAAGTGCAATTTGCAGATATGAAGCCAGGAAAGAGACAATTGAGAAGGATACAACGACAAAATGTGAACTATAATACAGAATATGACAGTGAGGAATATGTagatgatgaggatgacGAGCAAATTGAGGAAGACGACGAGCAAATTGAGgaagacgacgatgatgacgatgatgatgataatgatgattATGACGAGAatgattctttttcaagtaaTGGTAAAACTAAAAGACAACGTACTTAG